In a single window of the Drosophila albomicans strain 15112-1751.03 chromosome 3, ASM965048v2, whole genome shotgun sequence genome:
- the LOC117568743 gene encoding unconventional myosin IC isoform X2, whose protein sequence is METGLHERDRAGVQDFVLLENYQSEDAFIDNLKKRFQENLIYTYIGQVLISVNPYKQLPIYSDAHIKEYRNKHFYEMPPHVFAVTDNAFRSLIEENRGQCVLISGESGSGKTEASKKVLQYIAACSGHQTTVEGVKDKLLKSNPVLEAFGNAKTNRNDNSSRFGKYMDIQFDYKGAPIGGNILNYLLEKSRVVAQTAGERNFHIFYQLLAGADANLLQELRLESALDSYSYLSDGLKGSVASINDADNFKQVQQALSVIDFSAEEQREIFGIVASILHLGNIGFNEVEGNAQVNNRDLVVTVSRLLGVNASELGAALTHRTIDARGDVVTSPLNQELAIYARDALAKAVYDRMFSWLVQRLNVSLQAKETRGARNNVMGILDIYGFEIFKRNNFEQFCINFCNEKLQQLFIELTLKSEQDEYRREGIEWIPVEYFDNKVICNLIEEKHKGIISILDEECLRPGEPTDRTFLEKLTQKLAEHHHYVCHEKAPIHVQKIMGRDEFRLVHYAGEVTYSVNGFLDKNNDLLFRDLKETLSKAGNTIVRSCFPEQELRSKKRPETAISQFKTSLNNLMDILMCKEPSYIRCIKPNELQSPGIFDDQLVLHQVKYLGLMENLRVRRAGFAYRRSYELFLNRYKSLSKNTWPNYKGAGGAKAAVQLLVKDLGYDNEQYRLGETKLFIRWPRTLFDTEDAYQAKKHDIASIIQAHWKGLLQRRKYLKLRAQVIVLQSYCRRRLAQQAAKQRREAADKIRAFIKGFITRNDAPNGFNEDFIANAKRMWLLRLAKELPTKVLDKSWPSAPGHCQEASSYLHRLHRLHLARIYRLKLTPQRKRQFELKVLAEKVFKGKKNNYESSVPAWFQDDRVPKEHIQRVNDFVASTFGSEQLKYQSSCTKFDRHGYKERERFILLSNQAVYVLDGKSYKQKHRLPLEKIDFTLTNHNDDLMVIRIPLDLKKDKGDLILIIPHVIEFCTYIIDTVGTANIVSIVDRASLEHNVVKGKGGVIELTTGAEPGIVRDKSGHLVVIAGQ, encoded by the exons ATGGAGACGGGTTTGCACGAACGCGATCGCGCTGGAGTGCAAGACTTTGTGCTGCTCGAGAACTATCAAAGCGAGGATGCGTTCATTGACAATCTGAAGAAGCGCTTCCAGGAGAACCTCATCTAT ACCTACATTGGCCAGGTGCTCATCTCGGTGAATCCGTACAAGCAGCTGCCCATCTACTCGGATGCGCACATCAAGGAATACCGCAACAAGCACTTCTACGAGATGCCGCCACATGT CTTTGCGGTCACCGACAATGCGTTTCGCTCGCTGATCGAGGAGAATCGCGGCCAGTGTGTGCTCATCTCGGGCGAGAGTGGCTCAGGCAAAACGGAAGCCTCCAAGAAGGTGCTGCAATACATTGCCGCCTGCTCCGGCCATCAGACGACCGTCGAGGGCGTGAAGGATAAGTTGCTGAAGAGCAATCCGGTGCTGGAGGCCTTTGGCAATGCCAAGACGAATCGCAACGACAACTCGTCGCGCTTTGGCAAGTACATGGATATTCAGTTCGATTACAAAGGCGCCCCCATTGGCGGCAACATCCTCAACTATCTGTTGGAGAAGTCGCGTGTGGTGGCACAAACCGCTGGCGAGCGCAACTTCCACATCTTCTATCAGCTGCTGGCTGGCGCAGATGCCAATCTGTTGCAGGAACTGCGCCTGGAGAGCGCCCTGGACAGCTACAGTTACCTCAGCGATGGC CTCAAGGGCAGCGTGGCCAGCATCAATGATGCGGACAACTTCAAGCAGGTGCAGCAGGCATTGAGTGTCATCGACTTCAGTGCCGAGGAGCAGCGTGAGATCTTTGGCATTGTGGCCAGCATCTTGCATCTGGGCAACATTGGCTTCAACGAGGTCGAAGGCAATGCCCAGGTGAACAATCGTGATCTTGTGGTCACCGTCTCCCGTTTGTTGGGCGTCAACGCCAGTGAATTGGGCGCCGCTTTGACGCATCGCACCATCGATGCACGTGGCGATGTGGTTACCTCGCCACTCAACCAAGAGCTCGCCATCTATGCACGCGATGCCTTGGCCAAGGCTGTCTATGATCGCATGTTCTCGTGGCTGGTGCAGCGCTTGAACGTTTCGCTGCAGGCGAAGGAGACGCGTGGGGCACGCAACAATGTCATGGGCATTCTGGACATCTATGGCTTTGAGATCTTTAAGCGCAACAACTTTGAGCAGTTCTGCATCAATTTCTGCAACGAGAAACTGCAGCAGTTGTTCATTGAGCTGACGCTAAAGTCCGAACAGGATGAGTACAGACGTGAGGGCATCGAATGGATTCCCGTTGAGTATTTCGACAACAAGGTGATCTGCAATCTGATCGAGGAGAAGCACAAGGGCATCATTTCCATTTTGGACGAGGAATGCTTGCGTCCCGGCGAGCCCACCGATCGCACTTTCTTGGAAAAACTCACCCAGAAGCTGGCCGAGCATCATCATTATGTGTGCCACGAGAAGGCGCCAATTCATGTGCAAAAGATCATGGGACGCGATGAGTTCCGTCTCGTGCACTATGCCGGCGAGGTGACCTACAGCGTCAATGGTTTCCTCGACAAGAACAACGATCTGTTGTTCCGTGACCTGAAGGAGACGTTGAGCAAGGCGGGCAACACCATTGTGCGCAGCTGTTTCCCCGAGCAGGAACTGCGCAGCAAGAAACGTCCCGAGACGGCGATTTCACAGTTCAAGACATCGCTGAACAATCTGATGGACATCCTGATGTGCAAGGAACCCAGCTATATACGCTGCATCAAACCAAACGAACTGCAATCGCCGGGCATCTTTGATGATCAGCTGGTGCTGCATCAGGTCAAGTATTTGGGTCTGATGGAGAATCTGCGTGTGCGTCGCGCCGGTTTCGCCTACAGACGTAGCTATGAGCTCTTCCTCAACCGGTACAAGTCCCTCAGCAAGAACACGTGGCCTAATTACAAGGGCGCTGGCGGTGCCAAGGCTGCTGTGCAGTTGCTGGTCAAGGATCTGGGCTACGATAACGAACAGTACAGGCTGGGCGAAACGAAGCTCTTTATTCGCTGGCCACGCACACTTTTCGACACCGAGGATGCGTATCAGGCGAAGAAGCACGACATTGCCTCCATCATTCAGGCGCATTGGAAGGGTCTGTTGCAGCGTCGCAAGTATCTGAAGCTGCGCGCTCAGGTCATTGTTCTGCAGAGCTATTGCCGCCGTCGTCTGGCACAGCAGGCGGCCAAGCAGCGTCGCGAGGCTGCGGACAAGATTCGTGCCTTCATCAAGGGCTTTATTACACGCAACGATGCGCCAAATGGTTTCAACGAGGACTTTATTGCGAATGCCAAGCGCATGTGGCTGCTGCGTCTGGCCAAGGAGCTGCCCACGAAGGTGCTCGACAAGAGCTGGCCCTCGGCTCCGGGTCATTGTCAGGAGGCCTCAAGCTATCTGCATCGCCTGCATCGTTTGCACTTGGCACGCATTTATCGCCTCAAGCTGACGCCGCAGCGTAAGCGACAGTTTGAGCTTAAGGTGCTTGCCGAGAAGGTATTCAAGGGCAAGAAGAACAACTATGAGAGCAGCGTGCCCGCCTGGTTCCAGGATGATCGTGTGCCCAAGGAGCATATTCAGCGTGTCAATGACTTTGTTGCCAGCACTTTTGGCAGCGAACAACTCAAGTATCAATCGTCCTGCACGAAATTCGATCGTCACGGCTACAAGGAACGCGAACGCTTCATTCTGCTGAGCAACCAGGCTGTCTATGTGCTGGATGGCAAGAGCTACAAGCAGAAGCATCGCCTGCCACTCGAGAAGATTGACTTTACGCTGACGAACCACAATGATGACCTCATGGTGATTCGGATACCGCTCGATCTGAAAAAGGACAAGGGCGATTTGATTCTAATCATTCCACACGTCATCGAGTTCTGCACCTACATCATTGATACTGTTGGCACTGCCAACATTGTCTCCATCGTGGACAGAGCCTC GCTGGAACACAATGTTGTCAAGGGCAAGGGCGGAGTCATAGAGCTGACTACGGGCGCGGAGCCCGGAATTGTACGTGATAAGAGTGGCCATCTCGTTGTT ATTGCTGGTCAATAA
- the LOC117568743 gene encoding unconventional myosin IC isoform X1, protein MASKMETGLHERDRAGVQDFVLLENYQSEDAFIDNLKKRFQENLIYTYIGQVLISVNPYKQLPIYSDAHIKEYRNKHFYEMPPHVFAVTDNAFRSLIEENRGQCVLISGESGSGKTEASKKVLQYIAACSGHQTTVEGVKDKLLKSNPVLEAFGNAKTNRNDNSSRFGKYMDIQFDYKGAPIGGNILNYLLEKSRVVAQTAGERNFHIFYQLLAGADANLLQELRLESALDSYSYLSDGLKGSVASINDADNFKQVQQALSVIDFSAEEQREIFGIVASILHLGNIGFNEVEGNAQVNNRDLVVTVSRLLGVNASELGAALTHRTIDARGDVVTSPLNQELAIYARDALAKAVYDRMFSWLVQRLNVSLQAKETRGARNNVMGILDIYGFEIFKRNNFEQFCINFCNEKLQQLFIELTLKSEQDEYRREGIEWIPVEYFDNKVICNLIEEKHKGIISILDEECLRPGEPTDRTFLEKLTQKLAEHHHYVCHEKAPIHVQKIMGRDEFRLVHYAGEVTYSVNGFLDKNNDLLFRDLKETLSKAGNTIVRSCFPEQELRSKKRPETAISQFKTSLNNLMDILMCKEPSYIRCIKPNELQSPGIFDDQLVLHQVKYLGLMENLRVRRAGFAYRRSYELFLNRYKSLSKNTWPNYKGAGGAKAAVQLLVKDLGYDNEQYRLGETKLFIRWPRTLFDTEDAYQAKKHDIASIIQAHWKGLLQRRKYLKLRAQVIVLQSYCRRRLAQQAAKQRREAADKIRAFIKGFITRNDAPNGFNEDFIANAKRMWLLRLAKELPTKVLDKSWPSAPGHCQEASSYLHRLHRLHLARIYRLKLTPQRKRQFELKVLAEKVFKGKKNNYESSVPAWFQDDRVPKEHIQRVNDFVASTFGSEQLKYQSSCTKFDRHGYKERERFILLSNQAVYVLDGKSYKQKHRLPLEKIDFTLTNHNDDLMVIRIPLDLKKDKGDLILIIPHVIEFCTYIIDTVGTANIVSIVDRASLEHNVVKGKGGVIELTTGAEPGIVRDKSGHLVVIAGQ, encoded by the exons ATGGCcag CAAAATGGAGACGGGTTTGCACGAACGCGATCGCGCTGGAGTGCAAGACTTTGTGCTGCTCGAGAACTATCAAAGCGAGGATGCGTTCATTGACAATCTGAAGAAGCGCTTCCAGGAGAACCTCATCTAT ACCTACATTGGCCAGGTGCTCATCTCGGTGAATCCGTACAAGCAGCTGCCCATCTACTCGGATGCGCACATCAAGGAATACCGCAACAAGCACTTCTACGAGATGCCGCCACATGT CTTTGCGGTCACCGACAATGCGTTTCGCTCGCTGATCGAGGAGAATCGCGGCCAGTGTGTGCTCATCTCGGGCGAGAGTGGCTCAGGCAAAACGGAAGCCTCCAAGAAGGTGCTGCAATACATTGCCGCCTGCTCCGGCCATCAGACGACCGTCGAGGGCGTGAAGGATAAGTTGCTGAAGAGCAATCCGGTGCTGGAGGCCTTTGGCAATGCCAAGACGAATCGCAACGACAACTCGTCGCGCTTTGGCAAGTACATGGATATTCAGTTCGATTACAAAGGCGCCCCCATTGGCGGCAACATCCTCAACTATCTGTTGGAGAAGTCGCGTGTGGTGGCACAAACCGCTGGCGAGCGCAACTTCCACATCTTCTATCAGCTGCTGGCTGGCGCAGATGCCAATCTGTTGCAGGAACTGCGCCTGGAGAGCGCCCTGGACAGCTACAGTTACCTCAGCGATGGC CTCAAGGGCAGCGTGGCCAGCATCAATGATGCGGACAACTTCAAGCAGGTGCAGCAGGCATTGAGTGTCATCGACTTCAGTGCCGAGGAGCAGCGTGAGATCTTTGGCATTGTGGCCAGCATCTTGCATCTGGGCAACATTGGCTTCAACGAGGTCGAAGGCAATGCCCAGGTGAACAATCGTGATCTTGTGGTCACCGTCTCCCGTTTGTTGGGCGTCAACGCCAGTGAATTGGGCGCCGCTTTGACGCATCGCACCATCGATGCACGTGGCGATGTGGTTACCTCGCCACTCAACCAAGAGCTCGCCATCTATGCACGCGATGCCTTGGCCAAGGCTGTCTATGATCGCATGTTCTCGTGGCTGGTGCAGCGCTTGAACGTTTCGCTGCAGGCGAAGGAGACGCGTGGGGCACGCAACAATGTCATGGGCATTCTGGACATCTATGGCTTTGAGATCTTTAAGCGCAACAACTTTGAGCAGTTCTGCATCAATTTCTGCAACGAGAAACTGCAGCAGTTGTTCATTGAGCTGACGCTAAAGTCCGAACAGGATGAGTACAGACGTGAGGGCATCGAATGGATTCCCGTTGAGTATTTCGACAACAAGGTGATCTGCAATCTGATCGAGGAGAAGCACAAGGGCATCATTTCCATTTTGGACGAGGAATGCTTGCGTCCCGGCGAGCCCACCGATCGCACTTTCTTGGAAAAACTCACCCAGAAGCTGGCCGAGCATCATCATTATGTGTGCCACGAGAAGGCGCCAATTCATGTGCAAAAGATCATGGGACGCGATGAGTTCCGTCTCGTGCACTATGCCGGCGAGGTGACCTACAGCGTCAATGGTTTCCTCGACAAGAACAACGATCTGTTGTTCCGTGACCTGAAGGAGACGTTGAGCAAGGCGGGCAACACCATTGTGCGCAGCTGTTTCCCCGAGCAGGAACTGCGCAGCAAGAAACGTCCCGAGACGGCGATTTCACAGTTCAAGACATCGCTGAACAATCTGATGGACATCCTGATGTGCAAGGAACCCAGCTATATACGCTGCATCAAACCAAACGAACTGCAATCGCCGGGCATCTTTGATGATCAGCTGGTGCTGCATCAGGTCAAGTATTTGGGTCTGATGGAGAATCTGCGTGTGCGTCGCGCCGGTTTCGCCTACAGACGTAGCTATGAGCTCTTCCTCAACCGGTACAAGTCCCTCAGCAAGAACACGTGGCCTAATTACAAGGGCGCTGGCGGTGCCAAGGCTGCTGTGCAGTTGCTGGTCAAGGATCTGGGCTACGATAACGAACAGTACAGGCTGGGCGAAACGAAGCTCTTTATTCGCTGGCCACGCACACTTTTCGACACCGAGGATGCGTATCAGGCGAAGAAGCACGACATTGCCTCCATCATTCAGGCGCATTGGAAGGGTCTGTTGCAGCGTCGCAAGTATCTGAAGCTGCGCGCTCAGGTCATTGTTCTGCAGAGCTATTGCCGCCGTCGTCTGGCACAGCAGGCGGCCAAGCAGCGTCGCGAGGCTGCGGACAAGATTCGTGCCTTCATCAAGGGCTTTATTACACGCAACGATGCGCCAAATGGTTTCAACGAGGACTTTATTGCGAATGCCAAGCGCATGTGGCTGCTGCGTCTGGCCAAGGAGCTGCCCACGAAGGTGCTCGACAAGAGCTGGCCCTCGGCTCCGGGTCATTGTCAGGAGGCCTCAAGCTATCTGCATCGCCTGCATCGTTTGCACTTGGCACGCATTTATCGCCTCAAGCTGACGCCGCAGCGTAAGCGACAGTTTGAGCTTAAGGTGCTTGCCGAGAAGGTATTCAAGGGCAAGAAGAACAACTATGAGAGCAGCGTGCCCGCCTGGTTCCAGGATGATCGTGTGCCCAAGGAGCATATTCAGCGTGTCAATGACTTTGTTGCCAGCACTTTTGGCAGCGAACAACTCAAGTATCAATCGTCCTGCACGAAATTCGATCGTCACGGCTACAAGGAACGCGAACGCTTCATTCTGCTGAGCAACCAGGCTGTCTATGTGCTGGATGGCAAGAGCTACAAGCAGAAGCATCGCCTGCCACTCGAGAAGATTGACTTTACGCTGACGAACCACAATGATGACCTCATGGTGATTCGGATACCGCTCGATCTGAAAAAGGACAAGGGCGATTTGATTCTAATCATTCCACACGTCATCGAGTTCTGCACCTACATCATTGATACTGTTGGCACTGCCAACATTGTCTCCATCGTGGACAGAGCCTC GCTGGAACACAATGTTGTCAAGGGCAAGGGCGGAGTCATAGAGCTGACTACGGGCGCGGAGCCCGGAATTGTACGTGATAAGAGTGGCCATCTCGTTGTT ATTGCTGGTCAATAA
- the LOC117571775 gene encoding adhesive plaque matrix protein, translating into MQHIPLAVMEHRAYALWLVVLSLLISSGSAFQEKASLVQGRSDVQAVQQQQQQQQQQQQQLQQPTQAQQQQAQQLLVEEGLTSTRGIEDHLLKTIGKAGFKYFAPTTSTTTAKPVVQHQHHYYYPSEENQHSHSRQYVPPPPPPPSRYPWPSYPQPPPPPPPQRPWVPPYNPWPYGWGNGYPGYTRYPGYPSYSGYPTYPGYPVYPGYTGYPGYPYYPYYRSSATEETDESAAASAAAVMQSELNQRSIPGSYQARVLASTSNLVAGKSNGDVLPLYQLLNVARV; encoded by the exons ATGCAGCATATTCCTCTCGCAGTCATGGAACACAGAGCATACGCACTCTGGCTAG TTGTGCTCAGCTTGCTGATCAGCAGCGGTTCAGCCTTCCAGGAGAAGGCTTCGCTGGTGCAGGGACGCAGCGATGTCCAGGCcgtgcaacaacagcaacagcagcagcaacaacagcaacaacaactacagcagccGACACaggcacaacagcaacaggcacaACAGCTGCTGGTTGAAGAGGGATTGACCTCGACACGCGGCATTGAAGATCATCTGCTGAAGACTATCGGTAAGGCTGGCTTCAAATACTTTGCGCCCACCACATCGACGACCACAGCGAAACCGGTAGTACAACATCAACACCATTACTATTATCCTTCAGAGGAGAACCAGCATTCGCATTCGCGTCAGTACGTTCCACCACCCCCGCCGCCACCGTCGCGCTATCCCTGGCCCAGTTATCCGCAACCGcctccaccaccgccaccgcaaCGTCCCTGGGTGCCACCCTATAACCCCTGGCCCTATGGCTGGGGCAACGGATATCCCGGCTATACCCGTTATCCCGGCTATCCCAGCTACTCCGGCTATCCCACTTATCCTGGCTACCCTGTCTATCCTGGCTACACGGGTTATCCTGGCTATCCCTACTATCCCTACTATCGCTCCTCGGCCACTGAGGAGACTGACGAAAGTGCCGCTGcgtccgctgctgctgtgatgcAGTCCGAGCTCAATCAACGCTCCATTCCCGGCAGCTATCAGGCACGTGTTCTCGCCTCCACCAGCAACCTTGTGGCTGGCAAGTCCAACGGCGATGTCTTGCCCCTCTATCAGCTGCTCAATGTGGCCAGGGTTTAA